In Paenibacillus sp. BIC5C1, a genomic segment contains:
- a CDS encoding (2Fe-2S)-binding protein, which translates to MQELHIVPVASLWAESIVDPEAMSSFLSAYQQLIEGQDLTVAAAYFTSWFGDVAAALQYTVSVHHAAPNFSLSNLSIHLMKETGYTRIAFQLENIDVTLAPKDSEERTVWLDAELRRFYSQTARPLMECLAKASGLHVSMLWGQLPTALQNYRENIHNTHQGDEALLRQFAADEQVVQNGLEADVFGLAKNPLRVRVRMIDHPLDPSKRLAIKNVCCLQYLRQGRSYCYTCPRLGKKERANWKP; encoded by the coding sequence GTGCAGGAACTGCATATTGTACCCGTGGCATCGCTCTGGGCAGAATCTATTGTTGATCCGGAGGCAATGAGCAGCTTTCTATCCGCGTACCAACAGTTAATCGAGGGACAGGATCTAACGGTTGCCGCAGCCTATTTCACCAGTTGGTTCGGTGATGTGGCAGCTGCGCTACAATATACCGTATCCGTCCATCATGCAGCTCCGAATTTCTCGCTATCCAATCTGAGTATACATTTGATGAAGGAAACCGGGTATACACGAATTGCTTTTCAGCTTGAAAACATCGACGTCACTCTCGCTCCGAAGGATTCGGAGGAAAGAACGGTCTGGCTTGACGCAGAATTAAGACGTTTTTACAGTCAAACTGCTCGTCCTCTCATGGAGTGTTTGGCCAAAGCTTCCGGGTTGCATGTAAGCATGTTGTGGGGTCAGTTGCCAACAGCTTTGCAAAACTACAGGGAGAATATCCATAATACGCATCAAGGCGATGAAGCTCTCTTGCGTCAGTTTGCCGCTGATGAACAGGTGGTACAAAATGGTCTGGAAGCTGATGTATTTGGTCTGGCCAAGAATCCACTTCGTGTCAGGGTTCGGATGATTGATCATCCGTTGGATCCTTCGAAGAGACTTGCGATCAAAAATGTCTGTTGCCTGCAATATTTAAGACAAGGTCGCTCCTATTGTTACACCTGTCCGCGATTGGGCAAGAAGGAACGAGCCAATTGGAAGCCTTAG
- a CDS encoding alpha/beta hydrolase family protein, with product MFKVPRLYPVSVDQHTGVHACFYEGVSYKGRGTRIFAYYGIPRPVSPNEEVPAVILVHGGAGTAFSSWVKEWMARGYAAIAMDLEGHVPFGDEEHTERMEWPSHSWGGPEKQGVFADYEQPVDDQWMYHAVAAVILAHSLLRSYQGVDKQSIGITGISWGGIITSLVAGLDTRLSFAMPVYGCAYLHEPGSYYGLSFASMPEAEAERIRLLWDPSTYLSESHLPMLWLNGSNDTHFPLSIFNKSYEQHLECHPKNNSRLSLHPGLGHSYKEAWACEEVFAFADSIVKAKSALIEICEEKHEDGWFVVRYDSCLPVLEANLYWCVDDRNWRTARWESIPASLDRANCRALIRLPQHGSSFFMNLRNKKGWITSTRVMRNERMTEKKTK from the coding sequence CTCGATTATACCCTGTTTCCGTAGATCAACATACCGGCGTACACGCCTGCTTCTATGAGGGTGTGTCATATAAAGGTCGTGGTACTCGCATATTTGCCTACTACGGCATCCCGCGTCCGGTCTCTCCTAACGAGGAAGTTCCCGCGGTGATTCTGGTTCACGGGGGTGCGGGAACAGCCTTTAGCAGTTGGGTAAAAGAATGGATGGCACGAGGGTATGCTGCGATAGCCATGGATCTGGAAGGTCATGTTCCATTCGGGGATGAAGAGCACACCGAACGGATGGAATGGCCTTCTCATTCATGGGGTGGTCCGGAGAAGCAGGGTGTGTTTGCGGATTACGAACAGCCTGTTGATGATCAATGGATGTATCATGCCGTAGCTGCTGTAATATTGGCTCATTCGCTGCTCCGCTCTTATCAAGGAGTGGACAAGCAGAGCATAGGCATAACAGGAATTTCATGGGGAGGCATTATCACAAGTTTGGTTGCGGGGTTAGACACCAGGCTTTCTTTTGCCATGCCCGTTTATGGCTGTGCGTATCTGCATGAACCGGGCTCCTATTATGGGCTTAGCTTTGCATCGATGCCCGAGGCAGAGGCAGAACGTATTCGTCTATTGTGGGATCCATCTACGTATCTGTCTGAAAGCCACTTGCCGATGTTATGGCTTAATGGTAGTAATGATACCCATTTTCCGTTGAGCATATTTAATAAGTCTTATGAACAGCATTTGGAGTGCCATCCGAAAAACAACAGCAGACTAAGCCTTCATCCCGGTCTCGGGCATTCTTATAAGGAGGCTTGGGCATGTGAGGAGGTCTTCGCTTTTGCGGACAGCATCGTTAAAGCGAAATCTGCGCTTATTGAAATATGTGAGGAGAAGCACGAGGACGGTTGGTTTGTCGTTCGGTATGATTCATGCCTTCCTGTCCTGGAGGCCAATCTTTATTGGTGCGTGGATGATCGTAATTGGAGAACCGCAAGATGGGAGTCCATTCCCGCTTCGTTGGATAGGGCGAACTGCAGGGCACTCATACGTCTTCCACAGCATGGGAGTTCGTTTTTTATGAATCTAAGAAATAAAAAGGGCTGGATCACGAGCACACGCGTAATGAGAAATGAGAGAATGACAGAGAAGAAAACAAAATAA
- a CDS encoding ABC transporter substrate-binding protein, with translation MKQRNQRYLTLTAVLLAMLLLIVACGNKEKSGSSEAEPTKQEQAGSEESQDATFTFKDTNGEQTLPQKPENIASTVTYLTDHLIALGMTPKATVKSQNEDFPLYLKPFLNDVAIIGDQGKVSAEKMLSLGPDLIVTDTNSKEQYENYAKIAPTAMLENGYVAPDWQTAFRATAAAFGLNEKAEEVINTYETHKAEAIQKVHAKAEGKTLMVLRIRNDIRYYGDMDYKWLYDDFGFSRPAVFPVTSAESRYEVLSNEKLPEIDPDYIILINDNEEIYNNLQTLGIWKNMKAVKDNQVFQVASDSWFGGYGPNAATSMLDDLNRLFGE, from the coding sequence ATGAAACAACGAAATCAACGCTATCTCACTTTAACAGCAGTTTTGCTTGCGATGCTATTATTGATTGTAGCCTGCGGCAACAAAGAGAAGTCAGGTTCGTCTGAGGCAGAACCGACGAAACAGGAACAAGCGGGATCGGAAGAGTCCCAAGATGCCACGTTTACATTTAAGGATACAAATGGTGAGCAGACATTACCGCAGAAGCCAGAAAATATTGCTTCCACGGTGACATATTTGACGGATCACCTGATTGCACTTGGCATGACACCAAAAGCTACGGTGAAATCACAGAACGAAGATTTTCCATTATATTTGAAGCCATTCTTGAATGATGTGGCTATCATCGGGGATCAAGGTAAGGTAAGTGCAGAGAAAATGCTCTCTCTTGGACCAGACCTGATTGTGACGGATACGAACAGCAAAGAGCAATACGAGAATTACGCCAAAATTGCTCCAACCGCCATGCTTGAGAATGGATATGTGGCACCTGATTGGCAGACGGCATTTCGAGCTACCGCGGCGGCCTTTGGTTTGAACGAAAAGGCAGAAGAAGTGATAAATACCTATGAAACGCATAAAGCTGAGGCAATCCAAAAAGTTCACGCCAAAGCAGAGGGTAAGACACTGATGGTATTGCGGATAAGAAATGATATTCGGTATTACGGAGATATGGACTACAAATGGCTTTATGATGATTTCGGTTTCTCCAGACCGGCTGTTTTCCCAGTGACCAGCGCTGAAAGTCGCTATGAAGTGTTGTCTAATGAAAAGCTGCCAGAAATCGATCCGGATTATATTATCCTTATCAATGATAATGAAGAGATCTATAACAATCTGCAGACCTTGGGGATTTGGAAAAACATGAAGGCTGTTAAAGATAATCAGGTATTTCAGGTGGCTTCAGATTCGTGGTTTGGCGGGTATGGACCCAATGCGGCTACTTCCATGCTGGATGACCTGAATCGTTTGTTCGGCGAATGA